From one Leishmania panamensis strain MHOM/PA/94/PSC-1 chromosome 9 sequence genomic stretch:
- a CDS encoding tyrosine phosphatase, putative (TriTrypDB/GeneDB-style sysID: LpmP.09.0430): MPPQPLDMTPAATTAAKSTPPTVLTLQQLLDTKQAIPILPGLLYFASTGECLSSSLAGSAEAAITVASVTSVAMEAIHDFYFKENPFASGTATDHGKVASTSAVPTARATVGQDAVFVSLRGTPPYLYRPFFADYGPLDMGCCVHFARRLCELLRAVTGVDVCASPASTSAAAGTVGNDTSSRATTHTHRKRGGRRRPASALSHSSSSISAASTALSGGPPGTMRPVVVCASLDAQERVNTACLVGAFCVLCLGWSAAATWYRGFVDIYPGFLSYRDASQGVSNYPLTLIDVWAGLEQGVALGFANVHTFDLPAYVEGKQHDYSWVVPRRFLAMSSPQDDKPERTAEVFARRLRQLGVQLVVRLNDSLYNPSPLLRLGIRHVDLPYADGSVPSDAVLLRFLQAVEEHFGESVAPASLRQWWSVPSSSTATAMPKTSARAASASKRAHSACASHSRPVLQSCSPMHSGTCRGMPETWTAAPPSAPTSPAQRPDSAHANGTRGYDTCTLTSGEKGAVAVHCLAGLGRTGTMLAVYMMRHYGFTARAVIGWLRLCRPGSISGVQQQYLDAMERRLRPPPHILVAMQLNSALKPCGAAGGGKRFEQQSRSIRSSFSPTLSSMSILLNPAAAALTAGGGDRANAMGRDLLNASPRSSLDEATTGRVRSLAAVTAFQTHGGVVADARPATGTSIVNGHIKRNDTGQTSAMATRATSEAGSDLGTFAHFTAWRNLSSDNAVNLTGLRGVQQQRHQLLLRRLSNNSSSTLSLSTIQPEGAVLDVVARMPVLGGDSPQNRSAATAPPKRGGAVVANDQSPTIRPTPRVGDYKYASTYFVAMEQAGGLPRVYPWPPSSAATSTARGGPQPTLGGSLRPATASLSCELAPKGAYHLGGGSSVGASNSLKETCTAPVSADSCLYPRRALIGALQRQRPYTATAAVSTVPRPRAKRWQESYRRGGAVDNNGTGTHPPDDAPLSTDLYDTKLQSPRPHQAATRARGEWSDKGTHRTDLANTSTGDTGAASRYGGVKLQILQPPSVPMRSSLPWRDGGVTGQADGPRSPLTQSPSAPVIPAASLPLWGRPMLRT, encoded by the coding sequence ATGCCGCCCCAGCCTTTGGATATGACGCCTGCTGCAACCACCGCGGCTAaatccaccccacccacggTGCTGACGCTACAGCAGCTCCTTGATACGAAGCAAGCCATCCCCATCCTTCCAGGCCTTCTGTACTTTGCATCTACAGGCGAatgtctctcctcctcgctcgctgGAAGTGCTGAGGCAGCCATAACGGTAGCGTCGGTGACGTCCGTGGCCATGGAGGCCATCCACGACTTCTACTTCAAGGAGAATCCCTTCGCCAGTGGCACGGCCACGGACCACGGCAAAGTTGCCAGCACAAGCGCAGTCCCGACCGCCAGGGCGACCGTGGGGCAGGACGCCGTCTTCGTGTCGTTGCGAGGTACCCCACCCTACCTCTACCGTCCTTTCTTCGCCGACTATGGCCCGCTGGACATGGGCTGCTGCGTGCACTTTGCGCGGCGCCTCtgtgagctgctgcgggcaGTGACAGGGGTCGACGTGTGCGCCTCACCCGCATCCacttctgccgctgcaggaacCGTTGGCAATGACACGAGCTCACGAGCCACTACCCATACCCACAGAAAGCGGGGCGGAAGAAGACGACCCGCATCGGCTCTATCGCACTCCTCGAGCTCCATCTCGGCGGCCTCCACGGCCCTCTCCGGTGGCCCCCCGGGGACAATGCGGCCAGTGGTTGTGTGCGCCAGCCTCGACGCGCAGGAACGGGTGAACACGGCGTGTCTGGTTGGCGCCTTCTGCGTATTGTGTCTTGGCTGGTCGGCTGCGGCGACGTGGTATCGCGGCTTCGTCGATATCTACCCTGGTTTTCTCTCCTACCGCGACGCGAGCCAAGGCGTGTCAAACTACCCGCTCACCTTGATTGACGTGTGGGCCGGACTCGAGCAGGGCGTTGCGCTCGGATTCGCCAACGTGCATACGTTTGACCTTCCCGCCTATGTGGAAGGCAAGCAGCACGACTACAGCTGGGTGGTCCCTCGCCGGTTCCTGGCCATGAGCTCCCCGCAGGACGACAAGCCCGAGCGCACCGCTGAGGTGTTTGcacggcggctgcgccaaCTGGGTGTGCAGCTTGTGGTGCGCCTGAACGACAGCCTCTACAACCCTTCGCCTCTGCTACGGCTGGGCATACGACACGTTGACCTGCCATACGCCGACGGCAGCGTGCCGAGCGATGCAGTGCTACTACGATTTCTGCAGGCAGTAGAGGAGCACTTTGGTGAATCAGTCGCGCCAGCTTCGCTGCGACAGTGGTGGTCGGTTCCATCTTCGTCGACCGCAACAGCGATGCCGAAGACATCGGCGCGAGCGGCCAGCGCATCCAAGAGAGCCCACTCCGCCTGTGCTAGTCACTCGAGGCCAGTGCTGCAGTCATGCTCGCCCATGCACTCCGGCACATGCCGTGGCATGCCGGAGACGTGGACGGCGGCTCCTCCATCGGCGCCGACCTCACCCGCTCAACGCCCAGACTCTGCCCACGCGAACGGCACGCGGGGCTACGATACCTGCACCTTAACATCGGGTGAGAAGGGTGCTGTAGCGGTGCACTGTCTCGCTGGCCTGGGCCGCACGGGTACCATGCTCGCCGTCTACATGATGCGTCACTACGGCTTCACCGCGCGCGCCGTGATTGGGTGGCTGCGACTTTGCCGGCCaggcagcatcagcggcgtTCAGCAGCAGTACCTTGACGCGATGGAGCGACGTctgcggccgccgccgcacatCCTGGTCGCGATGCAGCTGAACTCGGCACTCAAgccgtgcggcgctgccggcggaggGAAGCGATTCGAACAGCAATCGCGATCCATACGCTCGTCGTTCtcacccaccctctcctccatgTCCATCTTGCTAAAcccggcagccgcggcgctgaCAGCGGGCGGAGGAGACAGAGCGAATGCGATGGGCAGAGACCTGCTCAACGCTTCGCCGCGGTCTTCCCTGGACGAGGCAACGACGGGCCGCgtgcgctcgctcgctgctgtgACCGCCTTTCAGACACACGGCGGTGTCGTCGCAGATGCGCGGCCGGCGACTGGAACGAGTATTGTGAACGGGCACATCAAGCGCAATGATACTGGTCAAACAAGCGCGATGGCTACTCGGGCAACGTCAGAGGCCGGCAGTGACCTCGGCACGTTTGCCCACTTTACGGCGTGGCGCAACCTCAGCAGTGACAATGCTGTCAACCTCACAGGACTGCGCGGggtgcagcaacagcggcaccagttgctgcttcgccgtctcagcaacaacagcagcagcacccttTCCCTCAGCACAATCCAGCCAGAGGGAGCAGTGCTTGATGTTGTCGCGCGAATGCCCGTTCTTGGAGGCGACAGTCCGCAGAACAGGAGTGCGGCCACAGCACCGCCGAAGcgaggtggtgctgtggtCGCCAACGACCAAAGTCCTACCATTCGCCCAACCCCTCGTGTGGGTGACTACAAGTACGCCTCAACGTACTTCGTGGCGATGGAACAGGCGGGCGGTCTGCCGCGTGTATACCCGTGGCCCCCATCCTCCGCAGCCACCTCGACCGCCAGAGGCGGTCCACAGCCAACCCTAGGTGGTAGTCTGCGGCCTGCTACCGCCAGCCTCTCTTGTGAACTCGCACCGAAAGGGGCGTACCATctcggcggtggcagcagcgttgGTGCGTCAAATAGCCTGAAGGAGACTTGCACAGCGCCAGTGTCGGCGGACAGCTGCCTCTACCCCCGCAGAGCTCTCatcggcgcgctgcagcggcaacggccgtacacagcgacggcagcggtaAGCACAGTACCTCGGCCGCGCGCTAAACGATGGCAAGAGAGTTATAggcgtggcggtgccgtAGACAACAACGGGACAggcacccacccaccagACGACGCGCCGCTGTCAACCGACCTCTATGATACTAAGCTGCAGTCTCCTCGCCCTCACCAGGCAGCAACACGCGCGCGAGGTGAGTGGAGCGACAAGGGCACCCATCGCACAGACCTTGCCAACACAAGCACTGGCGACACTGGTGCTGCAAGTCGCTACGGCGGTGTCAAGCTACAAATCCTACAGCCACCATCGGTACCGATGCGTTCATCTCTTCCCTGGAGAGATGGTGGTGTGACAGGGCAAGCGGATGGGCCGCGGTCGCCTCTGACTCAGAGCCCCTCGGCACCGGTGATACCTGCAGCGTCTCTGCCTTTATGGGGTCGTCCCATGCTTCGCACGTGA